Proteins found in one Pseudomonas mosselii genomic segment:
- a CDS encoding TonB-dependent receptor plug domain-containing protein has product MELPMKIRAFFLLCLPASALAAEPSRDDALKLPDVLISASRQVESRTATSAANTVFTRADIDRLQPSGVTDLLARVPGVQVAPTGGRGSLPGIFIRGTKAAQTLVLVDGVRIANATSGDSGLQFLDVDQIERVEVLRGSRSAVYGSDAIGGVIQIFTRRGGAPGLQPRLRLAAGSNQTWQRSLGLSGGDDTTRFNLGASLDETAGIDSTGPSHASDGDHDAYRNRSLNLSLSHTFNERFEAGLNLLDSRGRSEYDNPYGRLDEVTWLSYPQQPYTDFSVSSLGSWFDAQLNDTWHSRLELGHSENRDDKRDKLSDQRFIYNTYRDQVTWQNEFALDERNQLMLGGDWYQDRFHGTANFSEDSRWNRAAFAQYRFAGERFSSELGVRHDRNQQYGEQNTWNASLTVPLNPRNDVLVSYSEGFRAPTFNDLYDVQYGNPDLRPEHSKSYELQWRSQLASHTRLEASLYRTDLRDAINYDPARRRPGNVDNARINGLELSLMQEWAGWTSQLGLSMIDPRDRETGQTLQRRARRTLSLDLDRQFERFNVGASWQAVSGSYDDPSNNNRIGGYGLLGLRGGMVLTDEVRLELKLDNLLDKQYSRALYSFDGSQYGYREEGRTWLLSLTWTPTL; this is encoded by the coding sequence ATGGAACTGCCCATGAAGATCCGCGCCTTCTTCCTGCTCTGCCTCCCCGCCAGCGCCCTGGCCGCCGAACCCTCCCGCGATGACGCCCTGAAGCTTCCCGACGTGCTGATCAGCGCCAGCCGCCAGGTCGAGTCACGCACCGCCACCAGCGCCGCCAACACAGTGTTCACCCGTGCCGATATCGACCGCCTGCAGCCGAGCGGTGTCACCGACCTGCTCGCCCGTGTCCCCGGCGTGCAGGTTGCGCCCACCGGCGGTCGCGGCAGCCTGCCCGGGATCTTCATCCGCGGCACCAAGGCTGCCCAGACCCTGGTGCTGGTCGACGGCGTGCGCATCGCCAATGCCACCTCTGGCGACAGTGGCCTGCAGTTTCTCGACGTCGACCAGATCGAACGTGTGGAAGTGCTGCGCGGCTCGCGTTCGGCGGTCTACGGCAGCGACGCCATTGGTGGGGTAATCCAGATCTTCACCCGTCGTGGCGGCGCCCCGGGCCTGCAACCGCGCCTGCGCCTGGCCGCTGGCAGCAATCAGACCTGGCAACGCAGCCTGGGGCTATCGGGTGGCGACGACACGACCCGCTTCAACCTCGGCGCCAGCCTGGACGAGACCGCCGGCATCGATTCGACCGGGCCGTCGCATGCCAGCGATGGCGACCATGACGCCTATCGCAATCGCTCGCTCAACCTGAGCCTTAGCCATACCTTCAACGAGCGTTTCGAGGCGGGCTTGAATCTGCTCGACAGCCGTGGGCGCAGTGAATACGACAATCCGTATGGACGGCTGGATGAGGTCACCTGGCTGAGTTATCCACAGCAACCCTATACCGACTTCAGTGTCAGCAGTCTTGGCTCCTGGTTCGACGCCCAGCTCAACGACACCTGGCACTCCAGGCTGGAACTGGGCCACAGCGAAAACCGCGACGACAAACGCGACAAGCTCAGCGACCAGCGCTTCATCTACAACACCTACCGTGATCAGGTCACCTGGCAGAACGAGTTTGCCCTGGACGAGCGCAACCAGCTGATGCTGGGTGGCGACTGGTATCAGGACCGCTTCCACGGCACGGCGAACTTCAGCGAGGACAGCCGCTGGAACCGCGCCGCTTTCGCCCAGTACCGTTTCGCGGGGGAACGCTTCTCGAGCGAGCTCGGCGTGCGTCATGACCGCAACCAGCAGTACGGCGAGCAGAACACCTGGAATGCCAGCCTCACCGTCCCCTTAAATCCACGCAACGATGTGCTGGTGTCCTACAGCGAGGGATTCCGTGCGCCGACCTTCAACGACCTGTATGACGTACAGTACGGCAACCCGGACCTGCGTCCCGAGCACTCGAAAAGCTACGAGCTGCAATGGCGCAGCCAACTGGCCAGCCATACCCGACTGGAGGCCTCGCTGTATCGCACCGACCTGCGCGACGCGATCAACTACGACCCCGCCCGCAGGCGCCCCGGCAATGTCGACAATGCACGCATCAACGGCCTGGAACTGTCGCTCATGCAGGAGTGGGCCGGCTGGACCTCTCAGTTGGGCCTGAGCATGATCGATCCGCGAGACCGTGAAACCGGCCAAACCTTGCAACGGCGCGCTCGGCGCACATTGAGCCTGGACCTGGACCGTCAGTTCGAACGCTTCAACGTGGGCGCGAGCTGGCAAGCCGTCAGCGGCAGCTACGACGATCCATCCAACAACAATCGCATCGGTGGCTACGGACTACTCGGCCTGCGCGGCGGCATGGTCCTGACGGACGAGGTGAGGTTGGAGCTGAAGCTGGACAACCTGCTGGACAAGCAATACAGCCGTGCCCTGTACAGCTTCGACGGCAGCCAGTACGGCTATCGTGAAGAAGGCCGCACCTGGCTGCTGAGCCTTACCTGGACCCCGACCCTTTAG
- the ispA gene encoding (2E,6E)-farnesyl diphosphate synthase — protein sequence MIAQYQQSAQARVDAALEPLFQAPSKELERLYAAMRYSVMNGGKRVRPLLAYAACEAFGVPAEHANGAACAVELIHAYSLVHDDLPAMDDDDLRRGQPTTHKAFDEACAILAGDGLQSLAFSALLDPRLSPQADAIRLQMVQALAKAAGPAGMVGGQAIDLGSVGVKLDQQALEYMHRHKTGALIEASVRLGALASARADQAQLDALQTYAQAIGLAFQVQDDILDVESDTATLGKRQGADIARDKPTYPALLGLEAAKAYALELRDQALAALAGFGDNAEPLRALARYIVERRH from the coding sequence ATGATCGCCCAGTACCAGCAGAGCGCCCAGGCACGGGTCGACGCCGCCCTCGAACCGCTGTTCCAGGCACCGTCGAAGGAACTCGAACGCCTCTATGCCGCCATGCGCTACAGCGTGATGAACGGCGGCAAGCGCGTGCGCCCGCTGCTGGCCTATGCCGCCTGCGAAGCCTTCGGTGTGCCTGCCGAGCATGCCAACGGCGCGGCCTGCGCGGTGGAACTGATCCACGCCTACTCGCTGGTGCATGACGACTTGCCGGCGATGGACGACGACGACCTGCGTCGCGGCCAGCCCACCACCCACAAGGCGTTCGATGAAGCCTGTGCGATCCTCGCCGGCGACGGGCTGCAGAGCCTGGCCTTCAGTGCCCTGCTCGACCCTCGCCTGAGCCCGCAGGCCGACGCCATCCGCCTGCAGATGGTCCAGGCCCTGGCCAAAGCCGCCGGCCCCGCCGGCATGGTCGGCGGCCAGGCCATCGACCTCGGCTCGGTGGGCGTCAAGCTGGACCAGCAAGCCCTGGAGTACATGCACCGGCACAAGACCGGCGCGCTGATCGAAGCCAGCGTTCGCCTTGGCGCCCTGGCCAGCGCCCGCGCCGATCAGGCCCAGCTTGATGCCCTGCAGACTTATGCACAGGCCATCGGCCTGGCGTTCCAGGTGCAGGACGACATTCTTGACGTGGAGAGCGACACCGCCACCCTGGGCAAGCGCCAGGGCGCCGACATCGCCCGCGACAAGCCGACCTACCCGGCGCTGCTCGGGCTGGAAGCGGCCAAGGCCTATGCCCTGGAGCTGCGCGACCAGGCGCTGGCCGCGTTGGCAGGTTTCGGCGACAACGCTGAGCCGTTGCGAGCGCTCGCCCGCTATATTGTCGAGCGCCGCCACTAA
- the dxs gene encoding 1-deoxy-D-xylulose-5-phosphate synthase: MPTTFQEIPRERPVTPLLDRADTPAGLRRLAEADLETLADELRQELLYTVGQTGGHFGAGLGVIELTIALHYVFDTPDDRLVWDVGHQAYPHKILTGRRERMLSLRQKDGIAAFPRRSESEYDTFGVGHSSTSISAALGMAIAARLQNDPRKSIAVIGDGALTAGMAFEALNHAQEVDADMLVILNDNDMSISRNVGGLSNYLAKILSSRTYASMREGSKKVLSRLPGAWEIARRTEEYAKGMLVPGTLFEELGWNYIGPIDGHDLPTLIATLRNMRDLKGPQFLHVVTKKGKGFAPAEVDPIGYHAITKLEPADKPVAPKKASGPKYSAVFGQWLCDMAAADNRLVGITPAMKEGSDLVDFSERYPERYFDVAIAEQHAVTFAAGMACEGAKPVVAIYSTFLQRAYDQLIHDVAVQDLDVLFAIDRAGLVGEDGPTHAGAYDLSYLRCIPGMLVMTPSDENELRKMLSTGHHYKGPAAVRYPRGTGPNAPISGDLEPLEIGKGVVRRQGGKVALLVFGVQLAEALQVAEQIDATVVDMRFVKPLDEALVLEMAASHELLVTIEENAIMGGAGAAVGEFLAREGVVKPLLHLGLPDIYVEHAKPAQMLAECGLDVAGIQAAVTARMTKLGL, encoded by the coding sequence ATGCCCACGACGTTTCAAGAGATCCCCCGCGAACGCCCGGTCACGCCATTGCTGGACCGCGCCGATACGCCCGCCGGCCTGCGCCGGCTGGCCGAAGCCGACCTGGAGACCCTGGCCGACGAGCTGCGCCAGGAGCTGCTCTACACCGTCGGTCAGACCGGTGGGCATTTTGGCGCGGGCCTGGGCGTCATCGAGCTGACGATCGCCCTGCACTACGTCTTCGACACACCGGATGACCGGCTGGTGTGGGACGTCGGCCACCAGGCCTACCCGCACAAGATCCTCACCGGTCGCCGTGAGCGCATGCTCAGCCTGCGCCAGAAGGACGGCATCGCCGCCTTCCCGCGCCGCAGCGAGAGCGAATACGACACCTTCGGCGTCGGTCATTCCAGCACCTCGATCAGCGCCGCCCTGGGCATGGCCATCGCCGCCCGCCTGCAGAACGACCCACGCAAGTCGATCGCCGTGATCGGCGACGGCGCACTGACCGCCGGCATGGCCTTCGAGGCGCTGAACCACGCCCAGGAAGTGGATGCCGACATGCTGGTCATCCTCAACGACAACGACATGTCGATCTCGCGCAATGTCGGCGGCCTGTCCAACTACCTGGCCAAGATCCTCTCCAGCCGCACCTATGCCAGCATGCGCGAAGGCAGCAAGAAAGTGCTGTCGCGCCTACCCGGGGCCTGGGAGATCGCCCGCCGCACCGAAGAGTACGCCAAGGGCATGCTGGTGCCCGGCACCCTGTTCGAGGAACTGGGCTGGAACTACATCGGCCCGATCGACGGCCACGACCTGCCGACCCTGATCGCCACCCTGCGCAACATGCGCGACCTCAAGGGTCCGCAATTCCTGCATGTGGTCACCAAGAAGGGCAAGGGCTTCGCCCCGGCCGAGGTCGACCCGATCGGCTACCACGCGATCACCAAGCTGGAGCCGGCCGACAAGCCGGTGGCGCCGAAGAAGGCCAGCGGGCCGAAGTATTCCGCCGTGTTCGGCCAATGGCTGTGCGACATGGCCGCCGCCGACAACCGCCTGGTGGGCATCACCCCGGCGATGAAGGAAGGCTCGGACCTGGTCGACTTCAGCGAACGCTACCCCGAGCGCTACTTCGACGTCGCCATCGCCGAACAGCACGCGGTGACCTTTGCCGCAGGCATGGCCTGCGAAGGCGCCAAGCCGGTGGTGGCGATCTACTCCACCTTCCTGCAGCGCGCCTACGACCAACTGATTCACGATGTGGCGGTGCAGGACCTCGATGTGCTGTTCGCCATCGACCGCGCCGGCCTGGTCGGCGAGGACGGCCCGACTCACGCCGGCGCTTACGACCTCTCCTACTTGCGCTGCATCCCCGGCATGCTGGTGATGACCCCCAGCGACGAGAACGAGCTGCGCAAGATGCTCAGCACCGGCCACCACTACAAGGGCCCGGCCGCCGTGCGCTACCCGCGCGGCACCGGCCCGAATGCACCGATCAGCGGCGACCTCGAGCCGCTGGAGATCGGCAAGGGCGTGGTCCGTCGCCAGGGCGGCAAGGTCGCCCTGCTGGTGTTCGGCGTGCAACTGGCCGAGGCCCTGCAGGTGGCCGAGCAGATCGACGCCACCGTGGTCGACATGCGTTTCGTCAAACCGCTGGACGAGGCCCTGGTACTGGAGATGGCCGCCAGCCATGAGCTGCTGGTGACCATCGAGGAGAACGCCATCATGGGTGGCGCCGGCGCTGCCGTCGGCGAGTTCCTGGCCCGCGAGGGCGTGGTCAAGCCGCTGCTGCACCTGGGCCTGCCGGACATCTATGTCGAACATGCCAAGCCTGCGCAGATGCTGGCTGAATGTGGGTTGGATGTGGCTGGTATACAGGCGGCCGTCACTGCCCGCATGACCAAGCTCGGCCTGTAA
- a CDS encoding substrate-binding periplasmic protein, with protein MAVRSVLLAWVLLCAVPGVMAQEQQVRLVSEEWLDYTNADGSGLAWDVLRKVFEPAGVKVKVLSAPYSRSVGLVKRGEADAWVGSYKEENDDNLYPRWHFDMDHIYALGLAGKPQPTLDTIGQYRLAWVRGYDYASYLPNVHNFREVQRREGILPMLEHDRVDFYVDAQTEVEYVLGQAPEPQRFRSTHVAELPLYLAFTRSAQGEALRDLFDRRMAQLVRSGELKPIFERWKQPYPFTSDSQPH; from the coding sequence ATGGCCGTGAGGAGTGTGTTGCTGGCGTGGGTGCTGCTTTGCGCAGTGCCCGGTGTCATGGCCCAGGAGCAGCAGGTGCGCCTGGTCAGCGAGGAGTGGCTAGACTACACCAACGCCGATGGCAGCGGGCTGGCCTGGGACGTGCTGCGCAAGGTGTTCGAGCCGGCCGGCGTCAAGGTCAAGGTACTGAGCGCGCCGTACAGCCGCTCGGTCGGCCTGGTGAAGCGGGGCGAGGCCGATGCCTGGGTCGGCTCCTACAAGGAAGAGAACGACGACAATCTCTATCCGCGCTGGCATTTCGACATGGACCATATCTATGCCCTGGGCCTGGCGGGCAAGCCGCAGCCGACGCTGGACACCATCGGCCAGTACCGCCTGGCCTGGGTGCGTGGCTATGACTACGCCAGCTACCTGCCGAACGTGCACAATTTCCGCGAGGTCCAGCGCCGCGAAGGGATCCTGCCCATGCTTGAGCATGACCGGGTGGATTTCTACGTCGATGCGCAGACCGAGGTCGAATATGTGCTCGGACAGGCGCCCGAGCCCCAGCGTTTTCGCAGCACCCACGTCGCCGAGCTGCCGCTGTACCTGGCCTTCACCCGCAGTGCCCAGGGCGAGGCCCTGCGTGACCTGTTCGACCGGCGCATGGCGCAACTGGTCCGTAGTGGCGAGCTGAAGCCGATCTTCGAGCGTTGGAAGCAGCCGTATCCGTTTACCAGCGATAGTCAGCCTCACTGA
- a CDS encoding cobalamin-binding protein — protein sequence MRAFLASLAVLCLGTLAEAGPRVVSLAPSMTEIVLELEAGDLLVGVLDAGERPPSLQALPSVGRHGQLDMERLLSLKPDLLLLWPGSVAPAQRDQLKRLGIATFSGEPGDLDQLIEQIEAIARRLGRDERGHAYAAGLRERLQALRERYRRDTPLRVFYQVWDNPLYTLGGRQVVSDALRVCGARNVFDDLTQPAPQVSVESVLLRNPEVILAGDAAQLASWRRWPQMSAVQEDGLLVVPDKGLERPSGQMIEATARLCALLEAKGSGSR from the coding sequence ATGCGGGCGTTTCTCGCCTCCCTCGCAGTGTTGTGCCTCGGTACCCTGGCCGAGGCCGGGCCGCGGGTGGTCAGCCTGGCGCCGTCGATGACCGAGATCGTCCTCGAACTGGAGGCCGGCGACCTATTGGTGGGCGTGCTGGACGCGGGTGAGCGTCCGCCGAGCCTTCAGGCCCTGCCCTCGGTCGGGCGCCATGGCCAGCTGGACATGGAGCGCCTGCTCAGCCTCAAGCCTGACCTGCTGCTGCTCTGGCCCGGCAGTGTCGCGCCGGCCCAGCGCGACCAGCTCAAGCGCCTGGGTATCGCCACGTTCAGCGGCGAGCCCGGCGACCTCGACCAGTTGATCGAGCAGATCGAAGCCATCGCCCGGCGCCTTGGGCGGGACGAGCGGGGCCATGCCTATGCCGCCGGCCTGCGTGAGCGACTACAAGCGCTGCGGGAACGCTACCGGCGCGACACGCCGCTGCGGGTGTTCTACCAGGTCTGGGACAATCCGCTGTACACCCTGGGCGGGCGCCAGGTGGTCAGCGATGCCTTACGCGTCTGCGGGGCGCGCAATGTGTTCGACGACCTGACCCAACCCGCGCCACAGGTCAGCGTGGAGTCGGTGCTGCTGCGCAATCCCGAGGTGATCCTGGCGGGTGACGCGGCGCAGCTGGCCAGCTGGCGTCGCTGGCCGCAGATGAGCGCCGTGCAGGAGGACGGCTTGCTGGTGGTACCGGACAAGGGCCTGGAGCGGCCCAGCGGGCAGATGATCGAGGCCACCGCCCGGTTGTGCGCGCTGCTGGAGGCTAAAGGGTCGGGGTCCAGGTAA
- the thiL gene encoding thiamine-phosphate kinase, whose amino-acid sequence MGEFELIRHYFAAAPCAQGGEGVALGIGDDCALLDLPAGEQLAISTDTLVAGVHFPTVCDPLLLGQRSLAVAASDLAAMGATPIGFTLALTLPEFGPGWLAAFADGLGRVAHRCRMTLIGGDTTRGPLSITVTVFGRVPAGQALRRSGAQPGDLLCVGGFLGNAAGALPLVLGEREAAAEVAGPLLEHYWSPLPQLQLGERLRGLATAALDISDGLLADCGHIAKASGVALEVNLALVPVSAPLQAFLGHEAAVQAALTGGDDYVLAFTLPESALTSLAREVHVIGRVLQGQGVTLRDPQGLDITPVQRGYQHFRETP is encoded by the coding sequence GTCACTACTTCGCCGCCGCGCCTTGTGCGCAGGGCGGCGAGGGCGTGGCCCTGGGGATCGGCGACGATTGTGCCCTGCTGGACCTGCCCGCCGGCGAGCAGCTGGCGATCTCCACCGACACGCTTGTGGCCGGTGTGCATTTCCCCACCGTCTGCGATCCGCTGCTGCTGGGCCAGCGTTCGCTCGCTGTGGCGGCCAGCGACCTGGCGGCCATGGGCGCCACGCCCATCGGCTTCACCCTCGCTCTGACCCTGCCCGAATTCGGCCCGGGCTGGCTGGCAGCCTTCGCCGATGGCCTCGGCCGCGTGGCCCACCGTTGCCGCATGACCTTGATCGGCGGTGACACCACCCGTGGGCCGCTGAGCATCACCGTGACCGTGTTCGGCCGGGTACCGGCGGGCCAGGCCCTGCGCCGCAGCGGCGCGCAGCCGGGCGACCTGCTGTGCGTCGGCGGTTTTTTGGGCAACGCAGCGGGGGCCTTGCCGCTGGTGCTGGGCGAGCGCGAGGCGGCTGCCGAGGTGGCCGGTCCGCTGCTGGAGCACTACTGGTCGCCCTTGCCCCAGCTGCAACTGGGCGAGCGCCTGCGCGGCCTGGCCACGGCGGCACTGGATATCTCCGACGGCCTGCTGGCCGACTGCGGGCATATCGCCAAGGCGTCCGGCGTTGCGCTGGAGGTGAACCTGGCGCTGGTCCCCGTGTCCGCACCTTTACAGGCTTTCCTGGGGCACGAGGCGGCAGTGCAGGCGGCGCTCACCGGTGGCGACGACTACGTGCTGGCCTTCACCCTGCCGGAAAGCGCACTGACCTCCCTGGCTCGCGAGGTTCACGTCATCGGCCGTGTGCTGCAAGGGCAGGGCGTGACCCTGCGTGACCCGCAGGGCCTGGACATCACCCCCGTACAGCGGGGCTATCAACATTTCAGGGAGACACCGTGA
- a CDS encoding exodeoxyribonuclease VII small subunit: MARKKTSIDFEQSLADLQALVERLENGELSLEESLAAFEQGIALTRDCQGALAQAEQKVQILLERDGELAAQPFDAEPEA, from the coding sequence ATGGCCCGCAAAAAAACCTCCATCGATTTCGAACAATCCCTCGCCGACCTGCAAGCCCTGGTCGAACGCCTGGAGAACGGCGAACTGTCGCTGGAAGAGTCGCTGGCCGCCTTCGAGCAGGGCATCGCCCTGACCCGCGATTGCCAGGGCGCCCTGGCCCAGGCCGAGCAGAAAGTGCAGATCTTGTTGGAGCGTGACGGCGAACTGGCTGCCCAGCCGTTCGACGCGGAGCCCGAGGCATGA
- a CDS encoding phosphatidylglycerophosphatase A family protein encodes MTDHPNQVPAEFVPPSVWRNPWHFIAFGFGSGTLPKAPGTWGSLVALPFIPLWQMLPDWGYWLLLGISMLFGVWLCGKVANDLRVHDHEGIVWDEIVGMWITLWLVPEGWQWLLAGFLMFRFFDILKPWPIRWVDRHVHGGFGIMLDDILAGVFAWLGMQVLVWAVA; translated from the coding sequence GTGACCGACCACCCCAACCAGGTGCCTGCGGAGTTCGTTCCGCCTTCGGTCTGGCGCAACCCGTGGCACTTCATCGCCTTCGGCTTCGGCTCCGGTACTTTGCCCAAGGCCCCCGGTACCTGGGGTTCGCTGGTGGCGCTGCCGTTCATCCCGCTGTGGCAGATGCTGCCCGACTGGGGCTACTGGCTGCTGCTGGGCATCAGCATGCTGTTCGGCGTGTGGCTGTGCGGCAAGGTGGCCAACGACTTGCGCGTGCACGATCACGAGGGCATTGTCTGGGACGAGATCGTCGGCATGTGGATCACCCTGTGGCTGGTGCCGGAAGGCTGGCAGTGGCTGCTGGCGGGGTTCCTGATGTTCCGCTTCTTCGACATCCTCAAGCCGTGGCCGATCCGCTGGGTCGATCGCCATGTGCATGGTGGGTTCGGGATCATGCTCGACGATATCCTGGCCGGCGTGTTCGCCTGGTTGGGCATGCAGGTTCTGGTGTGGGCGGTGGCCTGA
- the ribA gene encoding GTP cyclohydrolase II, with protein MPVVFVAASKLPTPFATFTMHGFLDEATGREHVVLSLGDIADGEPVLGRLHSECLTGDALFSQRCDCGSQLEAALQAIAREGRGVLLYLRQEGRGIGLLNKIRAYELQDGGADTVEANERLGFAADQRDYAMCLPMLEHLGVKSLRLMTNNPRKVKALTDMNIKVSERVPLHTGHNPHNRLYLATKADKLGHMMGNKHQGEVPQA; from the coding sequence GTGCCCGTCGTCTTTGTTGCCGCCTCTAAACTCCCGACTCCTTTTGCGACCTTCACCATGCATGGCTTCCTCGACGAAGCCACTGGCCGCGAGCACGTGGTGCTCAGCCTGGGTGACATCGCGGACGGCGAGCCGGTGCTGGGGCGCCTGCATTCCGAGTGCCTGACCGGCGATGCGCTGTTCAGCCAGCGCTGCGACTGCGGCTCGCAGCTCGAAGCCGCGTTGCAGGCCATCGCCCGCGAAGGCCGTGGCGTGCTGCTGTACCTGCGCCAGGAGGGCCGTGGCATTGGCCTGCTGAACAAGATCCGCGCCTACGAACTGCAGGACGGCGGCGCCGACACCGTCGAGGCCAACGAGCGCCTGGGCTTCGCCGCTGACCAGCGCGACTACGCCATGTGCCTGCCGATGCTCGAGCACCTGGGTGTTAAGTCGCTGCGTCTGATGACCAACAACCCGCGCAAGGTCAAGGCGCTGACCGACATGAACATCAAGGTCTCCGAGCGCGTGCCGCTGCATACCGGTCACAATCCGCACAACCGTCTGTACCTGGCCACCAAGGCCGACAAGCTCGGTCACATGATGGGCAACAAGCACCAGGGCGAGGTGCCCCAGGCGTGA
- a CDS encoding MBOAT family O-acyltransferase, protein MDYVVSFLSIEFGLCFTLFFILYWSLCWSVRLQNLLLLTASYGLVASFSLQSLYILLGYSALVYLLGLLAGRYPGRWFCRVLLLTLVLGCFYLFKYQEFFVGGAQGALAAAGFEVSLPLLEVLVPIGLSFYTFHSVSYLVSINRRELAPAAPLDLALYLAFFPSLVAGPVNRALHMLPQVRPPAMRQVLEPQRALGLIAMAVVKLFFLSAWLGSEWVDPVFDTPGSASPEQVLLSVYGYSLLIYFNFSGYTNLVTGIALLLGFRLPDNFDAPYAAHNLKEFWGRWHISLSRFIRDYVYIPLGGNRKGAWRGNLNMLLAMLVSGLWHGASVNFIIWGALHGVGLAISKLFSQWFPGFARLPGSGLLARLMTFHYVAFAWIFFRSPTLDGALEMLGDIGQLSLAGLNSATGLMLLACVLFVASYPQWLALLRQSGALFQRLPWQLYPIPLGVGVSLVIFASQSGVPGFIYASF, encoded by the coding sequence ATGGACTACGTTGTGAGCTTCCTCTCGATCGAATTCGGCCTCTGTTTCACGCTGTTCTTCATTCTTTATTGGAGCCTGTGCTGGAGCGTGCGGTTGCAGAACCTGCTGCTGCTGACCGCCAGCTATGGCCTGGTGGCGAGCTTCAGCCTGCAGTCGTTGTACATCCTGCTGGGCTACAGCGCGCTGGTGTACCTGCTCGGCCTGCTGGCGGGGCGCTATCCCGGGCGCTGGTTCTGTCGCGTGCTGCTGCTGACCCTGGTGCTGGGCTGCTTCTACCTGTTCAAGTACCAGGAGTTCTTCGTCGGCGGCGCCCAGGGCGCCCTGGCGGCGGCCGGGTTCGAGGTGTCGCTGCCGCTGCTGGAAGTGCTGGTGCCGATCGGGCTGTCGTTCTATACCTTCCATTCGGTCAGCTACCTGGTGTCGATCAACCGCCGCGAACTGGCGCCGGCGGCGCCGCTGGACCTGGCCCTGTACCTGGCGTTCTTCCCCAGCCTGGTGGCCGGGCCGGTCAACCGTGCCCTGCACATGCTGCCGCAGGTCCGTCCGCCGGCCATGCGCCAGGTGCTGGAGCCGCAGCGGGCGCTGGGGTTGATCGCGATGGCGGTGGTCAAGCTGTTCTTCCTCAGCGCCTGGCTGGGCAGCGAGTGGGTCGACCCGGTGTTCGACACCCCGGGCAGCGCCAGCCCCGAACAGGTGCTGTTGAGCGTGTACGGCTACAGCTTGCTGATCTACTTCAACTTCAGCGGCTACACCAACCTGGTCACCGGTATCGCCCTGCTGCTGGGCTTTCGCCTGCCGGACAACTTCGACGCGCCGTACGCCGCGCACAACCTCAAGGAATTCTGGGGGCGCTGGCACATCAGCCTGTCGCGCTTCATCCGCGACTACGTGTACATCCCGCTGGGCGGCAATCGCAAGGGCGCATGGCGCGGCAACCTGAACATGCTGCTGGCGATGCTGGTGTCCGGCCTGTGGCACGGGGCGAGCGTGAACTTCATCATCTGGGGCGCGCTGCATGGTGTCGGCCTGGCCATTTCCAAGCTGTTCAGCCAGTGGTTTCCGGGCTTCGCACGGCTGCCGGGCTCCGGCCTGCTGGCGCGCCTGATGACCTTCCACTACGTGGCCTTCGCCTGGATCTTCTTCCGCAGTCCGACGCTGGATGGCGCGCTTGAGATGCTCGGCGACATCGGCCAGCTGAGCCTGGCGGGGCTGAACAGCGCCACCGGCCTGATGCTGTTGGCCTGCGTGCTGTTCGTGGCCAGTTATCCACAGTGGCTGGCGCTGTTGCGCCAGAGTGGCGCGCTGTTCCAGCGTCTGCCGTGGCAGCTGTACCCGATCCCGCTCGGGGTCGGCGTGTCGCTGGTGATTTTCGCTTCGCAGTCGGGCGTGCCGGGGTTCATCTATGCAAGCTTCTGA